The Siniperca chuatsi isolate FFG_IHB_CAS linkage group LG12, ASM2008510v1, whole genome shotgun sequence genome has a segment encoding these proteins:
- the ybey gene encoding endoribonuclease YbeY produces MGVVLRNLQKVVPLRRARLRKDVDTLRHILGVQKFDLGIICVDNHRIQQINNIYRKKNVPTDVLSFPFYEDLRPGKLPCPLHRDELNLGDIFLGVEFLMQQCQEESLDLHGALTVVTAHGICHLLGYRHETEEEWAEMLQRESYILSEYNRLTGRHLEPLTKRCSHDR; encoded by the exons ATGGGAGTAGTACTGCGGAATCTCCAAAAGGTGGTGCCTCTTCGCCGCGCCAGACTGCGCAAGGACGTTGACACACTGAGGCACATACTGGGCGTCCAGAAATTTGACCTGGGCATCATTTGCGTGGATAACCACAGGATTCAGCAAATTAATAACATatatagaaagaaaaatgtgccTACGGATGTCCTCTCATTTCCATTCTATGAG GACCTGAGACCTGGAAAGCTGCCCTGCCCCCTTCATAGGGATGAGCTGAACCTTGGGGACATTTTCTTGGGGGTCGAGTTTCTGATGCAGCAGTGTCAGGAGGAATCCCTCGATCTGCACGGAGCCCTCACt GTTGTCACTGCACATGGTATCTGCCACCTGTTGGGCTACAGACACGAGACAGAGGAAGAATGGGCTGAG ATGCTGCAGAGGGAAAGCTACATTCTGAGTGAGTACAACAGACTCACAGGGAGACATCTAGAGCCACTGACAAAGAGATGCAGTCACGACAGGTGA
- the usp37 gene encoding ubiquitin carboxyl-terminal hydrolase 37 isoform X1, protein MATTVPKLSSGGAVKIRFTSIDLGTTRWKEGTFEILEKDNKVNLCLRFNCGGASKTFQLNQNVKNINQNLNRIMLTLKDNSVIILDKMPQTLVQKTKEYLEKLKQGKTILKSSHGSANFSVLGNRSVKNEASPSGERQTPNIFQTTPRRQSAEGREDTTPRKPLGSPSRASSTPTRTGLSENRSEKRKRLLNSESDLTEDYPKENDSSSNNKATSDPSRKFLLSCKDKLKQAEENRSSAPLGSTPLQPTSFYGSRSVTKDYGQSHSFLDRPSSTAQTSTAKRSLMLPNHSTPFKKVRPSLDYGGWNKQRPSTQAQPQPPLQGFSNLGNTCYMNAILQSLFSLPSFSNDMLRQSIPWKKVPINALLRRFAHLMVKKDVGCPETKKDLLRKVKSAISSTAERFSGNMQNDAHEFLSQCLDQLKDDVEKMNKSWTNEAAVSSSSSVSCENGQEATLSAAKAEPGEEVDTSRIYTCPVAVNMEFEVQHTITCKGCGEVVTKREQFNDLSIDLPRRKKTLPLRSIQDSLDLFFRMEEIEYSCEKCSGKAATVKHKFSKLPRVLILHLKRYSFNAQLSLNSKLGQQVVIPRYLTLLSHCTESTRPPISLGWSSQASMSRTLKTSQLVNSSTAPLRRIGGKVANSSCTSILVDSDCEEEPNRKVSASRKRRLSSCLPDDDDRPEERGATIDSADFSGINDDEMLAAVLEMSRQEAGLSAPSPVEDEPTSSPDTGFGDTDAHDLAYHTDLLATDSKQPADVLDSLDLTMDENKENQTPEGVQQQGELDWVQQYSLDQEREEQELQQALAQSLQEHEAQEMREDDDLKRATELSLQEFNNSLPELLCSDDDSGNEDVLDMEYTEAEAENLKRNAESGDLANSFRLISVVSHIGSSSSSGHYISDVYDMKKQSWLTYNDLDVSRTQEAAVQRDRDRSGYIFFYMHKDVFEQLSEMERSGASTTSEAGRNVLQPL, encoded by the exons ATGGCAACCACAGTGCCTAAACTCTCCAGCGGTGGCGCTGTTAAGATCCGCTTTACCAGCATTGACCTGGGCACCACCAGATGGAAAGAGGGAACTTTTGAGATTCTGGAAAAGGACAACAAGGTCAACCTCTGTCTAAGATTCAACTGTGGCGGCGCTTCCAAAACATTCCAG CTGAACCAGAATGTGAAGAACATCAACCAGAATTTAAACCGAATCATGCTGACTTTGAAGGACAACAGTGTCATCATCCTGGATAAGATGCCCCAGACATTGGTTCAGAAGACTAAAGAATACCTGGAAAAGCTGAAGCAGGGAAAGACAA ttttaaaatCATCCCATGGAAGTGCAAACTTCAGTGTGCTTGGGAACCGCTCTGTGAAAAATGAGGCCAGTCCGTCgggggagagacag ACTCCTAACATCTTCCAGACAACACCGAGGCGGCAGAGTGCAGAAGGCCGGGAGGACACAACACCACGGAAGCCTCTGGGCAGTCCGAGTAGAGCTTCCTCCACTCCCACTCGCACTGGACTCTCTGAGAATAG GAGCGAGAAGCGAAAGAGACTCCTTAACTCTGAAAGTGACCTGACTGAGGACTACCCCAAGGAAAATGACTCCTCAAG CAACAACAAGGCCACTTCAGATCCATCCAGGAAGTTTCTACTGAGCTGCAAAGATAAGCTGAAGCAGGCAGAAGAAAACAGGAGCTCTG CTCCACTGGGTTCAACTCCCCTTCAGCCAACGTCATTCTACGGCAGCCGATCTGTGACTAAGGACTATGGCCAGAGCCACTCTTTCCTGGACAG GCCATCCAGTACAGCACAGACTTCCACAGCCAAGAGAAGCCTCATGCTGCCTAATCACTCTACTCCCTTCAAGAAGGTACGCCCCTCTCTGGACTATGGTGGCTGGAACAAGCAGAGGCCTTCCACTCAGGCCCAGCCTCAGCCCCCACTGCAAGG ATTCTCCAACCTGGGCAACACTTGCTACATGAACGCCATCCTGCAGTCCCTCTTCAGCCTCCCCTCCTTCTCCAATGACATGCTTAGGCAGAGCATCCCATGGAAGAAGGTGCCCATCAATGCATTGCTCAG ACGTTTTGCTCACCTTATGGTCAAGAAGGACGTGGGCTGTCCAGAGACAAAAAAGGACCTCTTGAGGAAAGTGAAGAGTGCCATCTCCTCCACAGCTGAGCGTTTCTCTGGAAACATGCAAAAT GATGCTCATGAGTTCCTGAGCCAGTGTTTGGACCAGTTAAAGGACGATGtggagaaaatgaacaaaagctGGACAAATGAAGCTGCAGTATCCTCATCATCCTCTGTTTCATGTGAGAATGGCCAGGAGGCAACGTTATCGGCAGCCAAGGCAGAGCCTGGTGAAGAGGTGGACACCTCCCGCATCTACACCTGCCCTGTGGCTGTCAACATGGAATTTGAGGTGCAGCACACCATCACTTGCAAAGG ctgtGGCGAGGTGGTGACCAAGCGAGAGCAGTTCAATGACTTGTCCATCGACCTACCACGCAGAAAGAAAACCCTCCCACTTCGCTCTATCCAGGATTCTCTGGATCTCTTTTTTAGG ATGGAGGAAATTGAGTACTCATGTGAAAAGTGCAGTGGGAAAGCAGCGACTGTTAAGCATAAATTCAGCAAACTGCCCAG AGTGCTCATCCTACACCTGAAACGGTACAGCTTTAACGCTCAGCTGTCTCTGAACAGCAAGCTGGGCCAGCAGGTGGTGATTCCCCGATACCTGACCCTGCTGTCCCACTGCACTGAATCCACACGACCCCCTATTAGTCTCGGCTGGAGTTCCCAAGCCTCCAT GTCAAGAACACTCAAAACGTCACAGTTGGTCAACTCCTCCACAGCACCTCTCCG aaggaTTGGAGGGAAAGTGGCCAACTCTAGCTGCACCTCTATCCTCGTGGACTCTGACTGTGAAGAAGAGCCTAACAGAAAGGTGAGCGCGAGCCGCAAGCGACGCCTCAGCAGCTGTCTGCCTGACGATGATGACCGACCGGAAGAG CGGGGAGCAACAATTGATTCAGCAGACTTCAGTGGcataaatgatgatgaaatgctGGCGGCCGTCCTGGAGATGAGTCGTCAAGAGGCTGGGCTCTCGGCTCCATCCCCCGTTGAGGATGAGCCAACCAGCAGCCCCGACACAGGCTTTGGGGACACAGATGCCCATGACCTGGCCTATCATACAGATCTGCTGGCGACGGACAGCAAACAGCCTGCAG ATGTGCTGGATTCCCTGGACTTGACCATGGATGAGAACAAGGAGAACCAGACTCCAGaaggtgtgcagcagcagggGGAACTGGACTGGGTCCAGCAGTACAGTCTGGATCAGGAGAGGGAAGAACAGGAGCTACAGCAGGCTCTGGCCCAGAGCCTTCAGGAGCAT GAGGCCCAAGAGATGAGAGAGGATGATGATCTCAAGAGGGCCACTGAGCTCAGCTTGCAAG AGTTTAACAACTCTCTGCCTGAGCTGCTGTGCTCAGATGATGATTCTGGCAACGAGGATGTGCTGGACATGGAGTACACTGAAGCAGAGGCTGAGAACCTGAAGAGGAATGCTGAG AGCGGAGACTTGGCCAACTCTTTTAGACTCATCAGTGTTGTCAGTCACATTGGGAGCAGCTCCTCCTCTG GCCATTACATCAGTGACGTGTACGACATGAAGAAGCAGTCGTGGCTGACCTACAATGACCTGGACGTGTCACGCACACAGGAAGCAGCCGTCCAGCGAGACCGTGACCGCAGTGGATACATCTTCTTCTACATGCACAA GGATGTGTTTGAGCAGCTGTCTGAAATGGAGAGATCTGGAGCTAGCACCACTTCAGAGGCAGGAAGGAACGTCCTGCAGCCCCTCTGA
- the usp37 gene encoding ubiquitin carboxyl-terminal hydrolase 37 isoform X2, protein MATTVPKLSSGGAVKIRFTSIDLGTTRWKEGTFEILEKDNKVNLCLRFNCGGASKTFQLNQNVKNINQNLNRIMLTLKDNSVIILDKMPQTLVQKTKEYLEKLKQGKTILKSSHGSANFSVLGNRSVKNEASPSGERQTTPRRQSAEGREDTTPRKPLGSPSRASSTPTRTGLSENRSEKRKRLLNSESDLTEDYPKENDSSSNNKATSDPSRKFLLSCKDKLKQAEENRSSAPLGSTPLQPTSFYGSRSVTKDYGQSHSFLDRPSSTAQTSTAKRSLMLPNHSTPFKKVRPSLDYGGWNKQRPSTQAQPQPPLQGFSNLGNTCYMNAILQSLFSLPSFSNDMLRQSIPWKKVPINALLRRFAHLMVKKDVGCPETKKDLLRKVKSAISSTAERFSGNMQNDAHEFLSQCLDQLKDDVEKMNKSWTNEAAVSSSSSVSCENGQEATLSAAKAEPGEEVDTSRIYTCPVAVNMEFEVQHTITCKGCGEVVTKREQFNDLSIDLPRRKKTLPLRSIQDSLDLFFRMEEIEYSCEKCSGKAATVKHKFSKLPRVLILHLKRYSFNAQLSLNSKLGQQVVIPRYLTLLSHCTESTRPPISLGWSSQASMSRTLKTSQLVNSSTAPLRRIGGKVANSSCTSILVDSDCEEEPNRKVSASRKRRLSSCLPDDDDRPEERGATIDSADFSGINDDEMLAAVLEMSRQEAGLSAPSPVEDEPTSSPDTGFGDTDAHDLAYHTDLLATDSKQPADVLDSLDLTMDENKENQTPEGVQQQGELDWVQQYSLDQEREEQELQQALAQSLQEHEAQEMREDDDLKRATELSLQEFNNSLPELLCSDDDSGNEDVLDMEYTEAEAENLKRNAESGDLANSFRLISVVSHIGSSSSSGHYISDVYDMKKQSWLTYNDLDVSRTQEAAVQRDRDRSGYIFFYMHKDVFEQLSEMERSGASTTSEAGRNVLQPL, encoded by the exons ATGGCAACCACAGTGCCTAAACTCTCCAGCGGTGGCGCTGTTAAGATCCGCTTTACCAGCATTGACCTGGGCACCACCAGATGGAAAGAGGGAACTTTTGAGATTCTGGAAAAGGACAACAAGGTCAACCTCTGTCTAAGATTCAACTGTGGCGGCGCTTCCAAAACATTCCAG CTGAACCAGAATGTGAAGAACATCAACCAGAATTTAAACCGAATCATGCTGACTTTGAAGGACAACAGTGTCATCATCCTGGATAAGATGCCCCAGACATTGGTTCAGAAGACTAAAGAATACCTGGAAAAGCTGAAGCAGGGAAAGACAA ttttaaaatCATCCCATGGAAGTGCAAACTTCAGTGTGCTTGGGAACCGCTCTGTGAAAAATGAGGCCAGTCCGTCgggggagagacag ACAACACCGAGGCGGCAGAGTGCAGAAGGCCGGGAGGACACAACACCACGGAAGCCTCTGGGCAGTCCGAGTAGAGCTTCCTCCACTCCCACTCGCACTGGACTCTCTGAGAATAG GAGCGAGAAGCGAAAGAGACTCCTTAACTCTGAAAGTGACCTGACTGAGGACTACCCCAAGGAAAATGACTCCTCAAG CAACAACAAGGCCACTTCAGATCCATCCAGGAAGTTTCTACTGAGCTGCAAAGATAAGCTGAAGCAGGCAGAAGAAAACAGGAGCTCTG CTCCACTGGGTTCAACTCCCCTTCAGCCAACGTCATTCTACGGCAGCCGATCTGTGACTAAGGACTATGGCCAGAGCCACTCTTTCCTGGACAG GCCATCCAGTACAGCACAGACTTCCACAGCCAAGAGAAGCCTCATGCTGCCTAATCACTCTACTCCCTTCAAGAAGGTACGCCCCTCTCTGGACTATGGTGGCTGGAACAAGCAGAGGCCTTCCACTCAGGCCCAGCCTCAGCCCCCACTGCAAGG ATTCTCCAACCTGGGCAACACTTGCTACATGAACGCCATCCTGCAGTCCCTCTTCAGCCTCCCCTCCTTCTCCAATGACATGCTTAGGCAGAGCATCCCATGGAAGAAGGTGCCCATCAATGCATTGCTCAG ACGTTTTGCTCACCTTATGGTCAAGAAGGACGTGGGCTGTCCAGAGACAAAAAAGGACCTCTTGAGGAAAGTGAAGAGTGCCATCTCCTCCACAGCTGAGCGTTTCTCTGGAAACATGCAAAAT GATGCTCATGAGTTCCTGAGCCAGTGTTTGGACCAGTTAAAGGACGATGtggagaaaatgaacaaaagctGGACAAATGAAGCTGCAGTATCCTCATCATCCTCTGTTTCATGTGAGAATGGCCAGGAGGCAACGTTATCGGCAGCCAAGGCAGAGCCTGGTGAAGAGGTGGACACCTCCCGCATCTACACCTGCCCTGTGGCTGTCAACATGGAATTTGAGGTGCAGCACACCATCACTTGCAAAGG ctgtGGCGAGGTGGTGACCAAGCGAGAGCAGTTCAATGACTTGTCCATCGACCTACCACGCAGAAAGAAAACCCTCCCACTTCGCTCTATCCAGGATTCTCTGGATCTCTTTTTTAGG ATGGAGGAAATTGAGTACTCATGTGAAAAGTGCAGTGGGAAAGCAGCGACTGTTAAGCATAAATTCAGCAAACTGCCCAG AGTGCTCATCCTACACCTGAAACGGTACAGCTTTAACGCTCAGCTGTCTCTGAACAGCAAGCTGGGCCAGCAGGTGGTGATTCCCCGATACCTGACCCTGCTGTCCCACTGCACTGAATCCACACGACCCCCTATTAGTCTCGGCTGGAGTTCCCAAGCCTCCAT GTCAAGAACACTCAAAACGTCACAGTTGGTCAACTCCTCCACAGCACCTCTCCG aaggaTTGGAGGGAAAGTGGCCAACTCTAGCTGCACCTCTATCCTCGTGGACTCTGACTGTGAAGAAGAGCCTAACAGAAAGGTGAGCGCGAGCCGCAAGCGACGCCTCAGCAGCTGTCTGCCTGACGATGATGACCGACCGGAAGAG CGGGGAGCAACAATTGATTCAGCAGACTTCAGTGGcataaatgatgatgaaatgctGGCGGCCGTCCTGGAGATGAGTCGTCAAGAGGCTGGGCTCTCGGCTCCATCCCCCGTTGAGGATGAGCCAACCAGCAGCCCCGACACAGGCTTTGGGGACACAGATGCCCATGACCTGGCCTATCATACAGATCTGCTGGCGACGGACAGCAAACAGCCTGCAG ATGTGCTGGATTCCCTGGACTTGACCATGGATGAGAACAAGGAGAACCAGACTCCAGaaggtgtgcagcagcagggGGAACTGGACTGGGTCCAGCAGTACAGTCTGGATCAGGAGAGGGAAGAACAGGAGCTACAGCAGGCTCTGGCCCAGAGCCTTCAGGAGCAT GAGGCCCAAGAGATGAGAGAGGATGATGATCTCAAGAGGGCCACTGAGCTCAGCTTGCAAG AGTTTAACAACTCTCTGCCTGAGCTGCTGTGCTCAGATGATGATTCTGGCAACGAGGATGTGCTGGACATGGAGTACACTGAAGCAGAGGCTGAGAACCTGAAGAGGAATGCTGAG AGCGGAGACTTGGCCAACTCTTTTAGACTCATCAGTGTTGTCAGTCACATTGGGAGCAGCTCCTCCTCTG GCCATTACATCAGTGACGTGTACGACATGAAGAAGCAGTCGTGGCTGACCTACAATGACCTGGACGTGTCACGCACACAGGAAGCAGCCGTCCAGCGAGACCGTGACCGCAGTGGATACATCTTCTTCTACATGCACAA GGATGTGTTTGAGCAGCTGTCTGAAATGGAGAGATCTGGAGCTAGCACCACTTCAGAGGCAGGAAGGAACGTCCTGCAGCCCCTCTGA